The following are encoded together in the Streptomyces sp. NBC_01465 genome:
- a CDS encoding acetylxylan esterase, with protein sequence MALFDLPLDQLAGYRSRSTEPADFDEFWAKTLGEARSHDLDARFEPVETGLAGVDVFDVTFAGFGGHPVKGWFVLPSGTTEPLPVVVQFIGYGGGRGLPHTHLLWASAGFAHFVMDTRGQGSTWGGGSTPDPAGSGPAVPGYMTRGIDDPHAYYYRRVFTDAVRAVEAARSHPLVDAARTAALGGSQGGGITLAVGGLVPDLAAIAPDVPFLCDFPRATTLTDKDPYREIGRYLKTHRGRDAEVQRTLSYFDGVHFAARGRAPALFSTALEDQTCPPSTVFAAFNAYPVEDKEIEVYTFNDHEGGGPYQEAAQLRWLPQRLTAG encoded by the coding sequence ATGGCCCTGTTCGACCTCCCGCTGGACCAACTCGCCGGCTACCGGAGCCGGTCCACCGAACCGGCTGACTTCGACGAGTTCTGGGCCAAGACCCTCGGTGAGGCGCGCTCCCACGACCTCGACGCCCGCTTCGAGCCTGTCGAGACCGGCCTCGCCGGGGTCGATGTGTTCGACGTGACCTTCGCCGGATTCGGCGGCCACCCCGTCAAGGGCTGGTTCGTCCTCCCGTCCGGCACCACCGAACCGCTGCCCGTGGTCGTGCAGTTCATCGGTTACGGCGGCGGGCGAGGCCTCCCGCACACCCATCTGCTCTGGGCCTCCGCCGGCTTCGCCCACTTCGTCATGGACACCCGCGGCCAGGGCTCCACCTGGGGCGGCGGCTCCACCCCCGACCCGGCCGGCAGCGGTCCCGCCGTCCCCGGTTACATGACGCGCGGTATCGACGACCCGCACGCGTACTACTACCGGCGGGTCTTCACCGATGCCGTACGCGCCGTCGAGGCCGCCAGGTCGCACCCGCTGGTGGACGCGGCCCGCACCGCCGCGCTCGGCGGCAGCCAGGGCGGCGGCATCACCCTCGCGGTCGGCGGACTCGTCCCCGACCTGGCCGCGATAGCCCCCGACGTGCCCTTCCTCTGTGACTTCCCCCGCGCGACGACCCTCACCGACAAGGACCCGTACCGGGAGATCGGCCGCTACCTCAAGACCCACCGGGGCCGCGACGCGGAGGTCCAGCGCACGCTGTCGTACTTCGACGGAGTGCACTTCGCCGCCAGGGGGCGCGCACCCGCGCTCTTCTCGACGGCGCTGGAGGACCAGACGTGCCCGCCGTCGACCGTCTTCGCGGCGTTCAACGCCTACCCGGTCGAGGACAAGGAGATCGAGGTCTACACCTTCAACGACCACGAGGGCGGCGGCCCCTACCAGGAGGCCGCCCAACTCCGCTGGCTGCCGCAGCGGCTGACCGCGGGCTGA